A window of Planctomycetota bacterium genomic DNA:
CGATGGGCGAGACGCCGACGGTCCAGCCTTCGTCGCCGTATCCGTAGGTGACGGCCAGGAAAGGAGCCTTGGCCTCGGCGTCGAAGGCGAGGGGTTTGGCACCGGCGAGGGGGTTTTCGAGTTGGAGGAAGAGGGCGTTCTGGTCGTGGGCGTATCGGACGGGCTTTGCCGGAACCACCTGGTCGCCGAAGCGAACAGCGATGGACTCGATGAATCGCGGATGGATCATCGGGTCGGGGCTGAGGACGAGAGCGGGCTCCAGGAGAAAGCCTTCGACCTCCAAGGGACGTTCTTCGCGGACGGGCGCGTCGGCGTCGAAGGCGCTGTAGGGATTGACGGGGCACGCGGCGCGGGTATAGCCGCCCGCGACGGGATCCTCGCCCTTGTCGGGGCGCAGGGTGTACTCCACGCGCACCAGGGAGGGAGCGACCTGGCCGGCGACGGCGACGAAGTCGGCGGGGCTCGCCTCCTCCGGGCCGGCCGCCAAGGCCGACGACGCCACTAACACGAGTACCGCGCAAGCCAATCGAGCGTTCATGGGAGGCCCTTTATCCGGGAACGTGATTCGCGGGAACCGTCATTCCTTTTCATAATCGCGCGAGAAGTCGAGAACCATCTGCCTCAGCAGGCCGTTGCGGAGGACGGAAAACATGATGCGGTGCTGTTTCTTGACATTCTCGATGGCCTCGGCGTGGATTTTCTTGACGTCGTCGAGGGTTTTCACCTCCCGGCCTTCGATCGAGAGGATGATGTCCTTGGGCCTGAGGCCGGCGTTGCCCGCGTTGCCGGGCGACTTAACACCGTAGATGAAGACGCCCTCCTTGCGGTGAAAATAGAGTTCGGGGTTGTCGAACTGGTTGATCTGCTTGACGGTGAGGTCCCATCGTGGGCAATCGAGTTCTGCGCCCTCGACCTTGCCTTTTTCGCGGGGCGTGAGTTGGACGGTCATTACTTTTTCGCCGCGGAGGAACTTGATGTCCGCGGGTTGGCCCTTGGGCAGCAGACCCAGCAATCGCCGCAAGGAGGGGAGGTTCTCGGAAGTGACGGCGCTGATGGGCTGGCCGCCGACCTCCAGGATGCGGTCGCGCGGCAGGAGGCCGGCGTGGCGAGCGGGGCTTTCCGGATCGGTTTCGGCGACGATGACGCCGTCGGTCCCTTCGAAATACATGTTGCGGTCGAAGTCGCGGAGGGGTTGAAGTTGCAGGCCGGTCCAACTCCAATTCACCTTGCCGAACTCCGAGATCTGGGCGAGGATGTGGCGAATGGTGTTCGAGGGGACGGAGAAGCCCATGTCGCCGCCCCCCGACGTCCCGAGGGTGTTGATGCCGACCA
This region includes:
- a CDS encoding trypsin-like peptidase domain-containing protein — its product is GTDKDTDLAVVRLKRPDSNPLPCAELGDSDVLKEGDFVMAMGAPWGLSRSVSIGIVSCTHRFLPESSEYSLWLQTDASISPGNSGGPLVNTDGQVVGINTLGTSGGGDMGFSVPSNTIRHILAQISEFGKVNWSWTGLQLQPLRDFDRNMYFEGTDGVIVAETDPESPARHAGLLPRDRILEVGGQPISAVTSENLPSLRRLLGLLPKGQPADIKFLRGEKVMTVQLTPREKGKVEGAELDCPRWDLTVKQINQFDNPELYFHRKEGVFIYGVKSPGNAGNAGLRPKDIILSIEGREVKTLDDVKKIHAEAIENVKKQHRIMFSVLRNGLLRQMVLDFSRDYEKE